The following coding sequences lie in one Arachis hypogaea cultivar Tifrunner chromosome 9, arahy.Tifrunner.gnm2.J5K5, whole genome shotgun sequence genomic window:
- the LOC140175073 gene encoding uncharacterized protein — protein MAKNFDDMFNEALYGKRRRQDNTLIDNWIDEYLLEDSEEEDIDRSPIPITRRWINRDREAGHDRLFQDYFADEPVYNADIFRRRFRMRRDVFLRIVDALSNVYPYFHQRVDATGRRGLSPLQKCTAAIQMLAYGVAADAVDDYVRIGESTTIECLEKFVEGVISVFQDEYLRKPNPNDVHRLLQMAEGRGFPGMLGSIDCMHWQWKNCPKAWKGMYMSGYRGVATIVLEVVASSDLWIWHAFFGVSGSNNDINVLDRSPVFDDILNDRAPEVNYTINGNNYTMGYYLADGIYPEWATFVKSISKPQGEKRKLFAQYQEGQRKDVERAFGVLQARFAIIRGPARFWEKKKLANIMRACIILHNMIVEDERDTYAGNFAQGLEYDDVENGLSQPQLGEEDFAPYHQFLQRNAQLRNRQQHRQLKEDLIEHIWQFHNACRQL, from the coding sequence ATGGCTAAaaattttgatgatatgtttaatgaggctttgtatggcaaAAGAAGACGGCAAGATAACACACTGATAGATAATTGGATCGATGAGTATTTACTCgaagattcagaagaagaagatatcgatAGAAGCCCTATCCCAATTACTCGTAGATGGATCAACAGAGATCGAGAAGCAGGACATGATCGCCTTTTTCAAGATTACTTTGCAGATGAACCGGTGTATAATGCTGACATTTTTCGACGGAGATTTCGAATGAGAAGAGATGTGTTCCTTCGGATAGTAGACGCTCTCTCAAACGTCTATCCGTATTTCCACCAGAGGGTTgatgcaactggaagaagaggcttgTCGCCACTTCAGAAATGTACCGCTGCGATACAGATGTTAGCATACGGCGTAGCAGCTGAtgctgttgatgattatgtgcgcataggcgagagcactacaattgaatgcttggaaaaatttgttgaaggtgtcattTCTGTGTTCCAGGATGAATACTTGCGAAAACCCAATCCAAATGACGTACACCGCCTGCTACAAATGGCGGAGGGTCGTGGCTTCCCTGGCATGTTGGGTAGTATTGACTGCATGCATTGGCAATGGAAAAATTGTCCAAAGGCGTGGAAAGgtatgtacatgagtggttatcgtGGGGTTGCAACCATTGTACTTGAGGTTGTAGCATCTTCAGACCTTTGGATATGGCATGCGTTCTTTGGAGTTTCTGGTTCAAACAACGATATCAACGTGTTAGATCGTTCTCCAGTATTTGATGACATTCTAAATGATCGTGCTCCGGaggtaaattatactattaatggtaataattatacaATGGGATACTACTTAGCAGATGGTATTTATCCTGAATGGgccacatttgtcaaatcaatctcaaagccacaaggggagaaacgcaagttatttgcacaataccaagaagggcaaagaaaagatgtggaacgagcattcggagtgttgcaagcacgctttgcaattatacgtggtccagctcgtttttgggaaaagaagaagcttgccaacataatgagagcttgtattatattgcataatatgattgttgaggatgaaagagacacttatgcaggaaattttgctcaaggcttagagtatgatgatgttgaaaatggattatcacaacctcagctgggagaagaagattttgcaccataccatcaatttctccaaagaaatgcccaacttcgaaataggcagcagcatagacaattgaaagaggacttgattgaacacatatggcaatttcataatgcttgtcgtcaactgta
- the LOC112710545 gene encoding pentatricopeptide repeat-containing protein At1g02370, mitochondrial: MNCKRLISGGSWLLRRLCTAATEALPPKKKESLYRKISSLNMTGGSVSQILNQYVMEGNVISKRELERYVVELRKYRKFQHALEIMEWLERRKINFALNDYAVYLDLVSKTKGVAAAENYFSGLPPRAKNKFTYGALLNCYCKELMTDKALAHFRKMDELHYVTNLAFNNLMTLYIRLGKPEKVPQLVEDMKQRKIPLNDFTYHIWMNSLGNLNDLDGVERVYDEMKRENNDKIDWHTYCNLTSIYVKTKQFEKAESMLKMLEEKAKPSMRDAYHFMLYLYAGTSNLQEVHRVWNSLKTVSPVTSTSYLTMMRALRKLNDTEGIIKCFKDWESNTVGYDIRLVSIAVSVYLSQNLYEEAESLFKEATCKSKGPFFKIHESFMIYFLEKRQLDNAMSHLEALVSESKWHPTPELVGAFLKYYEETDLDGVEELCRIFKSYNYDDSWLTTYITASKVSPEAHQMLKKDSQANHELPNLQADMHSG, encoded by the exons ATGAATTGCAAGCGTCTAATTTCCGGAGGGTCATGGCTGCTCCGCCGGCTGTGCACGGCTGCCACTGAGGCTCTGCCACCGAAGAAGAAGGAATCTCTTTATCGGAAGATATCATCGCTGAACATGACCGGAGGGAGCGTGTCTCAGATACTGAACCAGTACGTAATGGAAGGCAACGTCATCAGCAAACGTGAGCTCGAAAGATATGTCGTGGAGCTCCGAAAGTATCGTAAATTCCAGCACGCACTTGAG ATAATGGAATGGTTGGAGAGGAGGAAAATTAACTTTGCTTTGAATGATTATGCGGTGTACTTAGATCTTGTGTCGAAGACCAAAGGGGTGGCTGCAGCTGAGAATTACTTTAGTGGTCTTCCACCGCGTGCCAAGAACAAGTTTACATATGGTGCTCTTTTGAACTGTTACTGCAAGGAACTAATGACAGACAAGGCACTGGCTCATTTTAGAAAGATGGATGAGTTGCATTATGTCACTAACCTGGCCTTCAACAACTTGATGACTCTGTATATAAGGCTGGGTAAGCCCGAGAAGGTGCCTCAGCTGGTGGAAGATATGAAGCAGAGGAAGATCCCCTTGAATGATTTCACATATCATATATGGATGAATAGCCTCGGGAATCTGAATGATCTCGATGGTGTTGAAAGAGTCTATGACGAGATGAAAAGAGAAAACAATGACAAAATTGATTGGCATACTTATTGCAACCTTACTTCTATCTATGTAAAGACCAAACAGTTTGAGAAAGCCGAGTCTATGCTTAAGATGCTAGAAGAAAAGGCGAAACCCTCAATGCGGGACGCTTATCATTTCATGCTTTACCTCTACGCAGGCACTTCTAATCTACAAGAGGTTCATAGAGTGTGGAACTCCCTCAAGACGGTCTCCCCAGTGACCAGCACAAGTTATTTGACTATGATGCGTGCCCTTCGGAAGCTTAATGATACGGAGGGTATAATAAAATGCTTTAAGGATTGGGAATCTAACACTGTTGGTTATGATATAAGGTTGGTTAGTATTGCTGTCAGTGTTTACTTGAGTCAGAACCTGTATGAAGAAGCTGAATCACTCTTTAAAGAGGCTACTTGTAAGAGCAAAGGACCTTTCTTTAAGATTCACGAATCGTTCATGATCTACTTCTTGGAGAAGCGTCAGTTGGATAATGCCATGAGCCACCTTGAAGCACTGGTTTCAGAAAGCAAATGGCACCCTACACCAGAATTAGTAGGTGCCTTTCTGAAGTATTATGAAGAGACAGATCTTGATGGTGTTGAGGAGTTATGCAGGATTTTCAAGAGTTACAATTATGATGATTCCTGGCTTACAACGTACATTACAGCATCGAAAGTGTCTcctgaagctcatcaaatgttgaaaaaaGATTCTCAAGCAAACCATGAACTTCCAAACCTGCAAGCTGACATGCACTCTGGATAG